In Tachysurus fulvidraco isolate hzauxx_2018 chromosome 1, HZAU_PFXX_2.0, whole genome shotgun sequence, a single window of DNA contains:
- the senp7b gene encoding sentrin-specific protease 7b — translation MGTPFKIPKKKQLPDTPDICMTSPLARLQDDVTPKSPWNRNFFNGHKTNGSSIVNGRRETKPACTGTDRWRPKRASDKLCDCEDNKHTPSFKKQCGPSLAEKCKSSQPEDEEEDEEGEKKMASPVREKRSANTQASVNTAVADKRDGRSTHSSPHTHSEDRVPAKLAWTPKDTHVHSSDSSDSPYTRRKLRFPLKTYQRNKRSCTEPIVLSSGDEDEEHDEARGDVRLNPDVQKNHRSEVQSSSPAMIELAFSTLFFGTTRSNTNGPIMITEECISIPLKALSGSGSDADGCVGECVSVCLVPSELQAYGVWDAVGSGLTELCDSSSSLLFFILSNAQAGLLHTELSALHKNTTAPPSPFVLVHLIGRLDDLQEATIASLMEMMSVKSGHTSLGTALSREEGLKWVTCHRHGAQFLTLLGSKVPNQSHNGTRSGRAPAVTGIRHTLRSHTRQSSMPKRLIQYPPPPSKGAITVTTEDLECLRDGEFLNDVIIDFYLKYLQLERADRDVAERSHIFSSFFYKQLTRKANSSEEEAGCTAQYRRHGRVRTWTRNVDIFSKDYLFIPVNQEAHWYLVVICFPGLLQPECVPWKKSQTGSLVDPKGNSKDSTLKSRDLPNCTVLTCQRNTVTRRPCILIMDSLKLSHHYRIYTLLQEYLQVEWEVRRGTPRLFNKDNIKACHCKVPLQDNSSDCGLYLLQYVESFLQNPVVHFDLPLQLERWFPRQQIRRKRAEIRELVLQLYQKQVGGAVQSS, via the exons ATGGGAACTCCGTTTAAGATCCCGAAGAAGAAACAACTTCCGGATACTCCAGACATTTGCATGACGTCACCTCTCGCTCGTCTTCAGGATGACGTCACACCCAAA TCTCCCTGGAATCGAAACTTTTTTAACGGGCACAAGACGAACGGAAGCAGCATTGTCAATGGGAGAAGAGAAACCAAGCCTGCATGTACTGGAACTGACCG atgGAGACCCAAGAGGGCATCGGATAAGCTGTGCGATTGTGaggacaacaaacacacaccttcattTAAGAAGCAATGCG GTCCCAGTCTTGCTGAGAAATGCAAATCATCACAGcctgaggatgaggaggaggatgaagagggtGAGAAGAAGATGGCTTCTCCGGTCAGAGAAAAGCGGAGCGCAAACACGCAGGCGTCTGTG AACACGGCTGTAGCGGACAAGCGTGACGGACGGAGCACACACTCTTCTCCACACACGCACTCCGAGGACAGAGTGCCGGCGAAGCTAGCATGGACGCCCAAGGACACACATGTCCACTCCAGTGATTCCAGCGATTCTCCTTACACCAGGAGGAAGCTGAGATTTCCTCTCAAAACCTACCAGAGAAACAAAAGAAGCTGCACAGAACCCA ttGTATTGTCCAGTGGCGATGAAGATGAGGAACACGACGAAGCACGTGGTGACGTTCGATTAAATCCAGATGTACAG AAGAACCATAGGTCAGAAGTTCAGAGTTCATCTCCTGCCATGATAGAACTCGCCTTCTCCACTCTGTTCTTTGGCACAACGCGGAGTAACACCAACGGACccatcatg ATCACGGAAGAGTGCATCTCGATTCCACTAAAAG CTCTGTCCGGGTCAGGATCGGACGCTGACGGTTGtgttggtgagtgtgtgtcggtgtgtttgGTTCCCTCTGAGCTGCAAGCGTACGGTGTGTGGGACGCAGTTGGCAGTGGGTTGACGGAGCTGTGCGACTCTTCATCATCCCTCCTCTTTTTCATTCTGAGCAACGCTCAAGCCGGACTGCTGCACACTGAGCTGTCTGcactacacaaaaacacaactg CCCCGCCCTCGCCGTTTGTGTTGGTGCACTTGATCGGTCGATTGGACGATCTGCAGGAAGCCACCATAGCGTCTTTGATGGAGATGATGTCTGTGAAGAGCGGACACACGTCCTTGGGAACAGCTCTGTCCCGGGAGGAGGGGCTGAAATGGGTAACGTGTCATCGTCATGGTGCCCAGTTCCTCACTCTGCTGGGGAGCAAAGTACCCAATCAG AGTCACAATGGGACCAGAAGTGGTAGAGCTCCTGCTGTCACGGGTATCAGACACACACTACGCAGCCATACAAGACAGTCAAGCATGCCCAAAAG GTTAATTCAGTACCCACCTCCACCCTCGAAAGGCGCCATCACCGTGACAACCGAAGACCTGGAGTGCCTTAGGGATGGTGAATTCCTCAACGATGTCATCATCGACTTCTACCTCAA GTACCTGCAGTTAGAGAGAGCGGATCGGGACGTGGCCGAAAGGTCGCACATCTTCAGCAGCTTCTTCTACAAGCAGCTCACACGCAAAGCCAATAGCAGCGAAGAGGAGGCGGGCTGCAC TGCGCAGTACAGACGCCACGGCAGAGTGAGAACGTGGACCAGAAACGTCGACATCTTCAGCAAGGACTACCTCTTTATACCTGTCAATCAGGA aGCTCACTGGTACTTGGTAGTGATCTGTTTCCCGGGCCTGCTGCAGCCCGAGTGCGTGCCGTGGAAGAAAAGCCAAACAG gaAGTTTGGTTGATCCAAAGGGCAACTCAAAGGACAGCACTCTTAAATCCAGAGATCTTccg AACTGCACAGTGCTCACCTGCCAGAGGAACACGGTGACCAGGAG gccTTGCATTCTGATCATGGACTCTCTGAAGCTGTCCCACCACTATCGCATTTACACGCTGCTACAAGA GTACCTCCAGGTGGAGTGGGAGGTTCGTAGAGGAACGCCGCGACTGTTTAATAAGGACAACATTAAAGCGTGCCACTGCAAAGTGCCGCTGCAGGACAACAGCAGCGACTGTGGGCTTTACCTGCTGCAATACGTCGAGAGTTTCCTGCAG AATCCAGTCGTACACTTTGATCTCCCGCTCCAGCTCGAACGATGGTTTCCCCGACAACAGATACGCAGGAAGAGAGCCGAGATCCGTGAGCTGGTGCTTCAGCTGTACCAGAAGCAAGTGGGCGGAGCTGTGCAAAGCAGCTAA